In Coriobacteriaceae bacterium, a single window of DNA contains:
- the dapA gene encoding 4-hydroxy-tetrahydrodipicolinate synthase, translating to MALTPNEAYAAKQPFVDKEALEHIVEQFPTPFHLYDEAGIRRNMQEVRDAFAWNPGFKEYFAVKANPNPALISILNEYGCGCDCSSYTELMIARSLGITGHDIMFSSNDTPAADFELADKLGAIVNFDDISHIEFFEHVAGPIPKTVSCRFNPGGLFQLSNGIMDNPGDSKYGMTTEQLFEALRLLKAKGGENFGIHAFLASNTVTNDYYPKLARILFELAVRLERETGAHVAFINLSGGVGIPYLPEQQANDIHAIGEGVHAAYDEILVPAGMGDVAICTEMGRFMMGPYGCLVTKAIHEKQIYKDYIGVDASAVDLIRPAMYGAYHHVTVMGQPGGADKTTAPVTDTYDITGNLCENNDKFAIDRELPHIDMGDLLVIHDTGAHGYSMGYNYNGRLRSAEVLLRPDGSAELIRRAERPGDYFATLDVLPSGRELLAKSRAESARRRAQDERLAVAAQWNKRIQIADAKEKNMDIRNLEGSIVALVTPFKKDGSVDFDALGRLIDFHLQNGTDAILTLGTTGESATMTDDEDNSVVAAVVKQVAGRVPVIAGSGSNSTQTMLTKSLTYQGLGADGLLLITPYYNKSNEEGIYQHFKTVADAVDIPCILYNIPGRCGCGISERNVERLAAHPNIMGIKEASGNVAYAAKIAHLLSDDFRMYSGEDALTVPLMSLGASGTISVWADVQPQLVHDMCRAYLDGDVARARDIQIAGQPLINALFSEVNPIPVKEALAQMGMIEANYRMPLCPMADDTRSALTDALKGAGLLD from the coding sequence ATGGCATTGACCCCCAACGAGGCATATGCGGCCAAGCAGCCGTTTGTGGACAAGGAGGCGCTCGAGCATATCGTCGAGCAGTTCCCCACGCCGTTTCATCTATACGACGAGGCGGGCATCCGCCGCAACATGCAAGAGGTGCGCGACGCCTTCGCATGGAACCCGGGCTTTAAGGAATACTTTGCCGTCAAGGCAAATCCCAACCCGGCGCTCATCTCCATTCTCAACGAATACGGCTGCGGCTGCGATTGCTCGAGCTATACCGAGCTCATGATCGCCCGCTCGCTGGGTATCACGGGACACGACATCATGTTCTCGTCCAACGACACGCCGGCAGCGGACTTTGAGCTCGCCGACAAGCTGGGCGCCATCGTCAACTTTGACGACATCAGCCACATCGAGTTCTTTGAGCACGTTGCGGGGCCCATCCCCAAGACGGTCAGCTGCCGCTTTAATCCGGGCGGACTGTTCCAGCTCTCCAACGGCATCATGGATAACCCCGGCGACTCCAAGTACGGCATGACCACCGAGCAACTCTTCGAGGCCTTACGCCTGCTCAAGGCCAAGGGCGGCGAAAACTTTGGCATCCACGCATTCCTTGCCAGCAACACCGTCACCAACGACTACTACCCCAAGCTCGCGCGCATCCTCTTTGAGCTTGCCGTGCGCCTGGAGCGCGAGACCGGCGCACATGTCGCCTTCATCAATCTGTCCGGCGGCGTCGGCATCCCCTACCTGCCCGAGCAGCAGGCCAACGACATTCACGCCATCGGCGAGGGGGTGCACGCGGCCTACGACGAGATCCTAGTTCCCGCCGGTATGGGCGATGTGGCCATCTGCACCGAGATGGGCCGCTTTATGATGGGCCCCTACGGCTGCCTGGTCACCAAGGCTATCCACGAGAAGCAGATCTACAAGGACTATATCGGTGTTGATGCAAGCGCCGTCGATCTGATCCGTCCTGCCATGTACGGCGCTTACCACCACGTTACGGTGATGGGTCAGCCGGGTGGCGCCGACAAGACCACAGCACCTGTTACGGACACCTACGACATCACGGGCAACCTATGCGAGAATAACGACAAGTTCGCCATCGATCGCGAGTTGCCACATATCGATATGGGCGACCTGCTCGTGATCCACGATACCGGCGCGCATGGCTACTCCATGGGCTATAACTACAACGGCCGTCTGCGCTCCGCCGAGGTGCTGCTGCGTCCCGATGGCTCGGCCGAGCTCATCCGCCGCGCCGAACGCCCGGGCGATTATTTTGCCACGCTCGACGTGCTGCCGAGCGGCCGAGAGCTGCTGGCCAAGTCGCGCGCCGAAAGTGCCCGCCGTCGCGCCCAAGACGAGCGCTTGGCCGTCGCCGCCCAATGGAACAAACGCATCCAGATCGCGGACGCGAAGGAGAAGAACATGGACATCCGCAATCTTGAAGGCTCAATCGTCGCCCTTGTTACGCCGTTTAAAAAGGACGGCAGCGTCGACTTTGACGCGCTCGGGCGCCTTATCGATTTCCACCTGCAAAACGGCACCGACGCCATCCTCACCCTGGGCACCACCGGCGAGAGCGCCACGATGACCGACGACGAGGACAACTCCGTTGTCGCCGCCGTGGTCAAGCAAGTTGCAGGACGCGTCCCCGTCATCGCCGGCTCGGGCTCCAACTCCACGCAAACCATGCTCACCAAGTCGCTCACTTACCAGGGCTTGGGAGCTGACGGACTGCTGCTCATCACCCCCTACTACAACAAGTCCAATGAAGAGGGTATCTATCAGCACTTTAAGACCGTCGCCGATGCCGTGGACATCCCCTGCATCCTCTACAACATTCCCGGCCGCTGCGGCTGCGGCATCAGCGAGCGCAACGTAGAGCGCTTGGCCGCGCACCCCAACATCATGGGTATTAAGGAAGCCTCGGGCAACGTCGCCTACGCGGCCAAGATCGCCCACCTGCTGTCCGACGACTTCCGCATGTACTCAGGCGAGGACGCGCTTACCGTGCCGCTCATGAGCCTGGGCGCCTCGGGCACCATCAGCGTGTGGGCCGACGTTCAGCCGCAGCTCGTGCATGACATGTGCCGCGCCTATCTGGACGGTGACGTGGCACGCGCCCGCGATATCCAAATTGCCGGTCAGCCGCTCATCAATGCCCTCTTTAGCGAGGTCAACCCCATCCCCGTCAAAGAAGCACTCGCCCAGATGGGCATGATCGAGGCAAACTATCGCATGCCGCTGTGCCCCATGGCAGACGACACGCGCTCTGCACTTACCGATGCTCTGAAGGGAGCTGGTCTGCTTGATTAA
- a CDS encoding amidohydrolase codes for MTELQELRRYRRDLHRIPELDFDLPQTIAYIEGVLAPLTCEVTYPCPSCVCAFFDAGTGAAHATAIRADMDALPIAEATGAAFASTHPGKMHACGHDGHMAMALAAATYVDRTIREQPGAIKHNVLFVFQPAEETTGGAKTVCESGVFERYGVDRIFGFHVWPDLPANTLASCSGPLLARSSETHIHIHGTSIHIAKTYGVPVEESHDAALAAAKFLVAERELMDELGADEPCIGKFGLLQAGTVCNAVAGEAHVAGSLRVFTDDMFDRAREGVHRVLDEACAATGCTYDLDFAEGYPPVDNDPELFANVAPALPELQLVDEPLLIAEDFAFYQRHLPGVFFLLGTGVPEGQENPIDADGCPAYAMSTLHTDTMLFDEEILLKGLDVYKRLLDLE; via the coding sequence ATGACCGAGCTCCAAGAACTCCGTCGCTATCGCCGCGATCTTCATCGCATTCCGGAGCTCGATTTCGATCTTCCTCAAACCATAGCCTATATCGAGGGCGTGTTGGCGCCGCTCACCTGCGAGGTGACCTATCCGTGCCCCAGCTGCGTCTGTGCTTTCTTCGACGCTGGCACGGGCGCCGCGCATGCCACGGCGATTCGCGCCGATATGGACGCGCTGCCCATCGCGGAGGCGACGGGTGCGGCCTTTGCCTCGACGCATCCCGGAAAGATGCACGCTTGCGGACACGATGGACACATGGCCATGGCACTTGCCGCCGCGACGTATGTCGACCGTACGATTCGCGAGCAGCCAGGTGCCATCAAACACAACGTGCTCTTTGTGTTCCAGCCTGCCGAGGAGACGACCGGTGGCGCCAAGACGGTATGCGAGAGCGGTGTGTTCGAGCGCTACGGGGTCGACCGCATTTTTGGCTTTCACGTGTGGCCCGATCTGCCTGCGAACACGTTGGCGAGTTGTTCCGGCCCGCTGCTGGCGCGCTCGAGCGAGACACATATCCACATTCACGGTACGAGTATCCATATTGCTAAGACTTATGGTGTGCCGGTCGAGGAGTCGCACGATGCGGCCTTGGCGGCAGCAAAGTTTTTGGTTGCCGAGCGCGAGCTGATGGACGAGCTGGGCGCCGACGAGCCCTGTATCGGCAAGTTTGGTCTGTTGCAGGCCGGTACCGTCTGCAACGCCGTGGCGGGGGAGGCCCATGTTGCCGGCAGCCTGCGCGTGTTTACGGACGACATGTTCGACCGTGCACGCGAGGGTGTGCACCGCGTGCTTGATGAGGCATGCGCTGCAACGGGCTGCACGTACGATCTCGACTTTGCCGAGGGCTATCCGCCGGTTGACAACGACCCCGAGCTATTTGCCAATGTCGCGCCTGCCTTGCCCGAGCTGCAGCTCGTGGATGAGCCTTTGCTGATTGCCGAGGATTTCGCCTTCTATCAGCGCCATCTGCCGGGCGTGTTCTTCCTGCTGGGCACGGGCGTGCCGGAGGGACAAGAAAACCCGATCGACGCAGACGGCTGCCCAGCCTATGCGATGAGCACTCTTCACACTGATACCATGCTCTTTGATGAGGAAATTTTGCTCAAGGGCCTCGATGTCTACAAACGATTGCTTGACTTGGAGTGA